In Porites lutea chromosome 9, jaPorLute2.1, whole genome shotgun sequence, a single window of DNA contains:
- the LOC140948835 gene encoding uncharacterized protein — protein MDRLKLSPDKTDFLVLGTRQQLEKVIISFLVVGESRIGPSTKVNNLGSWFDSNLDMLSHVNNICRSSFYYNYNIRRIRKCLSQQTAISLIHAFIASKLDYYNSLLYGLSTVLINKLQRVQNAAARLVTNTPRICHITPILKDLHWLPIKYRIEFKIVLLTFKCLYGLAPQYLVDLIAVAAQSRYNRRSRNATLLVPANARCLPTLGDQAFQSAAPKLWNSLPSEIRNIQSLTSFKRALKKVLF, from the coding sequence ATGGATAGATTAAAACTTAGTCCTGACAAAACAGACTTTCTTGTCCTTGGAACAAGACAGCAACTTGAGAAAGTAATTATTTCATTCCTTGTTGTTGGTGAATCTCGAATAGGTCCTTCAACAAAAGTTAATAACTTGGGATCATGGTTTGACTCAAATCTTGACATGCTTAGCCATGTCAATAATATCTGCCGTTCCTCTTTTTATTATAACTACAATATACGTAGGATCAGAAAGTGTTTGTCTCAACAAACCGCCATATCCCTTATCCATGCGTTTATTGCCAGTAAATTGGACTACTACAACAGCCTATTATATGGCCTTTCTACTGTTCTCATTAATAAACTTCAAAGAGTTCAAAATGCTGCTGCCAGACTTGTAACTAACACTCCTCGTATCTGTCATATCACTCCCATTTTAAAAGATCTTCACTGGTTGCCCATCAAATacagaattgaatttaaaattgtGTTATTAACATTCAAGTGCCTCTACGGACTTGCACCACAATACCTGGTTGATCTTATTGCTGTCGCTGCCCAGTCAAGATATAATCGTAGGTCAAGAAATGCAACTTTGTTGGTACCAGCCAACGCACGGTGCCTACCCACACTTGGTGACCAAGCCTTTCAGTCGGCTGCTCCCAAACTGTGGAACAGTCTTCCGTCGGAGATCAGAAACATTCAGAGCCTCACATCTTTTAAGCGAGCTCTCAAAAAAGTACTTTTTTAA